One Deltaproteobacteria bacterium DNA segment encodes these proteins:
- a CDS encoding tetratricopeptide repeat protein: protein DRALQLAQDAKNAMPNDPSIADTLGWVMYKKGIPSAAIALFRESIDGYPSGHPLRGTVRFHLASAYEKNGERDRAVEELKRALEESSNFAERDAAEKLLKQLQAG, encoded by the coding sequence TCGACCGCGCGCTCCAGCTGGCGCAGGACGCGAAGAACGCGATGCCCAACGACCCGAGCATCGCCGATACGCTGGGCTGGGTGATGTACAAGAAAGGCATCCCCTCGGCCGCGATCGCGCTGTTCCGGGAGTCGATCGACGGCTACCCCAGCGGCCACCCGCTTCGGGGCACGGTCCGGTTCCACCTCGCCTCGGCGTACGAGAAGAACGGCGAGCGCGACCGCGCCGTCGAGGAGCTCAAGCGCGCCCTCGAAGAGAGCTCGAACTTCGCCGAGCGCGACGCCGCGGAGAAGCTCCTGAAGCAGCTCCAAGCCGGCTGA